One Ornithinicoccus hortensis genomic window, GACCTCCGCCCGTCAGACCGACGACAGCGGTGCTCCCATCCAGCGCGGCGGCGCCGACGCCTCCCCGCTGGACTACGGTGCTGGTGAGGTCCAGCCCGCCCCGTCCTACAACCCGGGTCTGATCTACGACGCGGGCACGCAGGACTGGCTGAACTACGCCTGCGCCATCGACCAGCTCGACGGCTGCGACGAGGACATCGACGCCAGCGACCTCAACTACCCGAGCATCTCGATCGGTGCGCTCGCCGGGGCCCAGACGGTCACCCGCACGGTGACCAACGTCGGGGACGCCGAGGCGACCTACACCGCCGAGGTCGAGGCGCCGGCCGGCACCACGGCCACCGTCGAGCCCAGCACCTTCACGGTCGCCCCGGGCGAGACCGCCACCTACGAGCTCACGCTGCAGGTCACCACGGCCCCGCTGGGTGAGTACACCTTCGGCGCGATCACCTGGAGCGACGGCGCCGGGCACGACGTCCGCAGCCCGATCGCGGTGCTGCCGTCGGCCTTCGCCGTCGACGACGAGGTGGCCGGCGAGGGCGTCGAGGGTGACGTCGACGTCACCGTCAACGCCGGTGTCGAGGGCACCGCGTCCGCCGGTGTCGAGGGCCTGGCCGAGGGCAGCATCGAGACGGTGCCGCTCGAGGCCTCGGACCAGTACCTGGACGACGGCGCCCTGGATGTCACCATCCCCGAAGGCACCTCGCACCTGCGGCTGCAGACCTGGGACGAGGACTACGACGGCATCGACCTCGACCTGTTCTTCGTCGACCTGGCCACGGGGCAGATCGTCGCGCAGTCCGCGGTCGGCGGTTCCACGGAGCAGATCGATGTCTCGGACATCCCGGCGGGCGACTACTTCCTGGCCATCGACTGGTACGACGGCGCCGAGGGCGACACGATGGACGCCTACGTCACGCAGTACATCGTGCCGGCCGAGGACGCCGGCAACCTGACCGTCGACCCGGCCGAGTTCGAGGTCGCTGTCGGCGACCAGGTCGACGTCAACCTGGCCTGGACCGGCCTGAACCCGGACAGCACCTACCTCGGTGAGGTCAACTGGGCCATGGACGGTCAGGCCGCCGGCCGCACCTTCCTCACGGTCGACACCTCGGCGGACGCCGAGGAGCCGGTGGTCGAGCGGTGGTCCGGGCAGGAGCCGGACGCCGACCGGTACGGCACCGCCGCCGTCATCGCCGCCGAGTTCGGCAGCGCCACGACGGCCTACGTGACCACCGGTGAGGTCTACGCGGACGCGCTCGTCGGGTCGGCTCCTGCCGCCTCCGGCATGCGCACCCAGGCCACGCCGGGCGGCGACGCCGCCCCGGTCCTCCTGGTCCACCAGGACAGCGTCCCGGACGTCACGTCCGCCTCGCTGGCCGACCTGGGCGTTGAGAACATCGTCATCCTCGGTGGCACGAGCGCCGTCTCCGAGGGTGTCGAGGCCGAGCTGGCCGCCGACTACAGCGTCGAGCGGATCTCCGGCTCCGACCGTTACGAGACCGCGGCCGAGCTGGCCAAGCTCTACACCCCCGGTGTGGAGAAGGTCTACGTCGCCGTCGGCCAGGAGAACGAGACCGGCCTGTTCGCCGACGCGCTGTCCGGTGCGGCACTGGCCGGCGCCGAGGGTGTGCCGGTCCTGCTGACCCGCACCGACGAGGTGCCGGACGCGACCGCCGAGGCCCTGGAGTACCTCCAGGCCGAGGAGGTCGTGGTGCTCGGTGGCACCGCCGCCGTGTCCGAGGCCGTCGAGCAGGAGATCGGCGCCGACTCCCGGATCGGTGGCAAGGACCGCTACGCCACGTCCGCGATGGTCGCCGACGCCTACGAGGCCGGGGTGGCCAACACCCTGATCGCCTCCGGTCGCAACTGGCCGGACGCCCTCGCGGGCGCCTCGTACGCCGGCACCAACGGCATCCCGGTGCTGCTGACCCGTCCGACCGACGTGCCGGAGTCGATCAGCACCAAGCTGGATGAGCTCAGCCCGGAGCGGCTCGTCATCCTGGGTGGCACCAGTGCCGTGTCCCAGGACGTCGAGGACGCCCTGAACGAGGTGTTCCCGTTCTGATCAGGACCTGATCAGCGACACCGCTGAGCAACGCCGCGGGCCCGTCCCCTCTCCGGAGGGGGCGGGCCCGCAGCCGTGTCACGCGCCGGTGGCCAGGAGGGCGAAGCTGACCAGCCAGTGGGTGGCCATGAAGTCGCCGTCGGTGATCTCCGGGAGCACCGCCGCCACCTGGGCGTCGGCCCCCGCCCGCAGCACCCCGGCCGCCTCCGGGTCCAGGTGCGGCGCGAGCACCCGCAGCTGCCAGGCCCGGGACAGCGACAGCCCGAGCAGGTGCGCCAGCTGGCCGTCCGTGCCCTCCCCCACGGCGGGCACCGCGAGCAGCTGCTCGTGGTCGCCCTGGCCCAGCCCGGGCAGGAAGGTGCGCAGCCACTCCCCGAACTCCTCCCCCAGCAGGTGGCTCATCAGCTCGGCCTCGCTCAGCGCCGGCGACAGGAAGTCGGTGCCGGACGGTTCGGTGCGGGTGCCGTATGCCGTGTCGCCGGCGAACCAGTCCAGCGCCCGTCCGCGCACGGCCGCCACGACCTCGGGCCGGTCCAGCGCCGCGGGCCCGAAGGCGCGCAGCAGCAGGCTCATCGCGAAGGCGTCGTTCTGGTGCTTGCCGTGCCGCACCGGGTAGTCCTGGCGAGGCAGCCAGTCGACCACCCGCTCGGCGACGAGGTCCGCCAGCGGCGCCACCGCCCCCGCCCACCGGGCGGCCGGGTCGGCCGCCGGACCGGACCCGTCGGCCAGCCGCCGCAACCCGCCCGCCAGCATCGCCGCCCAGGCCCACCCGTAGGGCCGCTCGAAACCGGGCCGGGCCCGCAGGTAGTCGACCTCCACCTCCAGGTGCTCGGGCGTCAACCGCTCCTCCAGCAGCGCCACCGTGTCCGCCACCTCACCCTCGGCCTCGAGGACCTGCGCCTGCCGGTCCAGCAGGGTCACCAGCGACCACTGCATGTGCACGCAGGAGTGCCAGTCCAGGCTGCCGTGGAAGGCCGGGTGCAGCAGCTGCGGCGTGATGTTGGTGTCGTCGGGTCCGTGCGCGGTGTGCCCCGAGCTGTAGGGGTATGGCGTGCCGATCACCCGTCGGGCGATCCGGGCCCAGGAGGCGGCGTGGTCGGTCAGCGTGGTGTCGGGTGCCATCCCCCCGTTCTACCCTTCCTATGCTTGCGGCCATGACGCTGCCCTCCGACACCACGTGCTACTACCTGCCCCTGGGCGACGACACGTTCCAACCGACCGTCCACGCGCAGGGCGCCTGGGCGGAGGAGGAACAGCACATGGCGCCCGCCTCCGGGCTGCTGACCCGGGCCCTGACGCTGCACGAGCCCCGGGAGGACCTCCAGCTGGCCCGGATCTCCTTCGACATCCTCGGGATGATCCACGCCGCGCCGAGCCGGATCCGGACCCGCACGCTGCGGCCCGGGCGCACCATCGAGCTGATCGAGGCCACGATGAGCGTCGGCGACCGGGACGTGGTCCGGGCCACCGCGTGGCGGTTGTCCCGGCAGGACACCAGCGCCGTCTCCGTGGTCGAGGACCCGCCCCTGCCGGCCCCGCCGGCGTGGGAGCCCAGCGAGACGATGCACCAGACCTGGGCCGGGGGCTACATCGCCTCGATCGACGTGTGGGCCGCACCCGAGAGCCGGTCCGGCAGCGCCCGGGTCTGGTTGCGCAGCGAGCACGACCTCGTCGAGGGCAAGGAGAGCAGCGCCCTGGCCCGGTTCGTCGGCCTGGTCGACACCGCCAACGGCATCGCCACCCGGCAGCCACCGGGGCGCTGGATGTTCCCCAACACCGACCTGGGGATCCACCTGTACCGGTCGCCCCGCGGGCGCTGGGTCGGGATGGACACCACGGTCAGCTGGGGCGCCGAGGGGGTGGGCCTCACCTCCACCGTGCTGCACGACGAGCACGGCCCGGTCGGCCGCGCCGAGCAGATCCTGACGGTCCGTCCGCTGCGCGGCTGACCCCGGCGGGTCTGCCCTCCGCTGACTTTGCCGAACCGTGACCAAACTTCTTTCGGATCCGGTGCAACCTTCCGCCGCCCCGCGACGTCTTCTAGGTGTCGGGGACGGGCAACCTCCGACAACCGCGCTGGGGGGACCGCTCGGGGGCGAGCGGGAAGCGCAGGGGTGGGACGAAGGCAGGGGCGCCGACGCAGGGGGTCGGCGCCCCTCCTTCATGTCCGCCACCACCCACCCGGCCCGGGCCCGAGCCGCACCCGCAGCGGGCCGGCGGACGGCATACAAAAAGAATCTCGCCAACCGTGCAACCTCCCGCGGGGCCAAGGCGTCTTAGCAGGTGTCGGAGGCGGGCACTTCCGACCACAGCACCGGGAGGGACTGCTCGGGGGCGAGCAGCGGTGCGGGGGGATGACGGAGGGCGTCGGCTCATCGCAGCCGGCGCCCTCCCTCGTGCCCCGGGCGGACCTGCCGGGAGGGCTCCCAGAACCCGTCGCAAGAAAGTTTCGGGCGCCGTGCAATGTCCGCCCGCCCCCGGCGCATCTAGGTGGTGTCGGAGCAACCAGCCGACAACGCGCCGGAGGGGCTGCCCGTGGGGGTGCAGGTGGCGCGTGGGGTGAGGGTAGGGCGCCGACGCAGGGGGTCGGCGCCCTCCTTCATGCCCGGAAAACTTTCTCGCCGGGGCACGGATCCGATCGCCCGGCCGCTGCGTCATAGGGTGAGGACACGAGGAAGGTGACACATGTCTGCAACGAAGTTCCGACAGAACCGTCCGCTCCTCCGGGGGACCGGTGCACTGGCCGCGACCACACTGGCCTTCGCCCTACTGAGCGGGTGCGGCTCCGAGACCGACGACGAGACCCCGCCCGGATCGACCGCCGGGAGCAGCGAGACCGAGCAGGACCAGACCACCGCGCCCGGTGACGACGACGCGGCCACCGAGACCGAGGGGAGCATCGTGAACCCGCCCGACGACGGCGCCAGCGCCACCGCCCTGCCCACCAACGAGGTGCCGGCCCAGGTCCAGGAGGCCGAGGAGACCCAGGCCGCGGTCGCCGACCTGGCCGAGCGCGAGGGGGTGGACGAGTCGGAGGTGACCCTCGCCGGCTACCGGGAGGTGACCTGGCGCTCCGGGGCCATCGGCTGCCCCGAGCCCGGCAAGATGTACACCATGGCGCTGGTCCCCGGCCGACAGCTCATCCTGGCTGTGGACGACACGCTGTTCGCCTACAACGCGGCCGACGGCGAGGCCTACAACTTCTGCGCCGCGCCCGAGGACCCCGCCCCCGGCGGGACCCGCTGACCCGGCGCCACCCGCCGGTCCCATGACGGGGGGGGCGGCCCTTCTCGGTCGGGGCCGCCCCCCCTATCCCCGCCGCCCGGGGCGTATGCCGTCCCGCACCCGCCGCAGGGAGTTCACCCGTGGCCGCGGGTCACCCGCGCGGCGCGGGCTGCCCGAAGTGGGCTGGCCGGGCGAAGGCCACGGCGATGAGCACGCCGAGCGCCAGCGCGGCCGCCGGGACGAGCATCGCGTCGGCCATCGCGTCGGAGTAGCCGGCCGCGATCTGCGGGGGCAGCGCGCCGCCCATCCCCTGCGCCGGGGCACCCCCGGCCCCGGCCGACTCCGCGACCGGCCCGAGGTGGGCAACGAGCCGGGTCTCGATGACCGCGGCGATGGCGGCGCTGCCGAGCACCGCTCCGACCTGCCGCGTGGCGTTGTAGACCCCGGAGCCGGCGCCGGCCGCGTCCAACGGCAGGTTGCGCGTGGCGGTCGTGCCCAGCGGCGCCCACAGGAAGGCGCTGGCGACGCCGAACAGCCCGATCGGGGCCATGATCTGCCACACCTGGGTGTCCGGTCCCATCGCCCGGGACAGCCAGAACATCGCGGCGGCCGCCCCCAGGAAGCCGAAGGCGCTCAGCCCGCGCGGGTGCATCCGGTCGACCAGCCGCCCCACGACCGGCGCCAGGACGAACGAGGCCACGGCCATCGGCACCAGCAGCAGCCCGGCCCGGGTCGGGCTGTACCCGTGCACCACCTGGGCCCACAGCATGAACGGGAACGCCATGCCGGTCACCGCGAACGACACCAGCGAGATCCCGCCGTTGGCCAACGAGAAGTTGCGGTCCCGGAACAGCCCCAGCGGCACGAGCGGCTCGCGGCGCATCACCGCCCACCACCCGACGGCCAGCGCCAGGGCCAGCACCCCCGCACCGATCAGGAGCGGCACCGAGACGATGCCGGTGATGGTGCCCCAGTCGTAGCTCTCCCCCTCCTGGATGCCGAAGACCAGCAGGAACATCGCCACGGCCGACAGGATGACGCCCACCCAGTCGAAGCTGTGCGTGTGGGTCGGCAGCTGCGGCACCAACCGGGCGGCGAGGACGAAGGCCACAACACCGACCGGGACGTTGACGAAGAAGATCCACTCCCAGCCGGGCCCGTCGACCAGCACGCCCCCGAGCACCGGCCCGACCAGAGTGGCGATCCCGGCGGTGGCGCCCCACAGGGCCATCGCGCCGCCCCGCCGCGCGGCCGGGAAGGTGCGGGTGATCACGGCCATCGTCTGCGGGGTCATCATCGAGGCGCCCAGGCCCTGGACGGCCCGCGCCACGATGAGCTCCTCCACGGTGCCGGTCAGTCCGCACCAGAGCGAGGCGAGGGTGAACACGGTGAGCCCGACGAGGTAGATGGTCTTCGGGCCGAAGCGGTCCCCCAGCCGCCCGGTGATCAGCAGCGGCACGGCATACGCGAGCAGGTAGGCGCTGGTCACCCAGATGACCTCGGTGACCCCCGCGCCCAGCCCCGTCATGATCGCCGGCACCGCCACCGACACGATGGTGGAGTCCACCAGGATCATGAAGAACCCGATCACCAGCGCCCACAGCGCCGGCCACGGATTGCGGTCGTCGGTCAGGTCGGTGGTGCGGGTGGGATCGGTCTGCGTCACCGCAGCAGTCTCCTCCTCCCCCGCCGCCGACCACGCACGAATATCCGGCCCGGTGACCAGGATCACAGCGGCGTCGCCGGCCGGTCCCTCGGTCGTCGGCGGCAGCCCCCGGCCGTCAGTGGCGGCGGAGCCGGTGCACCAGCTCGGCCCGGACCTGGGGCCACTCGGTGGCGATGATCGAGTAGACGGCCGTGTCCCGCAGGCTGCCGTCGGCCATCCGCAGGTGGGAGCGCAGGACACCGTCCAGCTTGGCGCCGAGGCGTTCGATCGCCTCGCGGGACTGGTGGTTCATCCAGTGCGTGCGGAACTCCACGGCCGGGCACTCCAGCACCTCGAAGGCGTGCGTGAGCAGCAGCAGCTTGGACTCGGGGTTGGTGCCGGTGCCGTGCGCCGACGCGCGGTTCCAGGTCGACCCGATCTCGACGCGGGGCAGCTCCCGGTCGATGTTCATGTAGGTCGTCATGCCCAGCGCCCGGCCGGTGCTGTCGCGCACCGTGAACGGGATCATCGACCCGGCCTCCTGCAGCGCCAGCCGCCGCTCGATCTCGGCGGCCATCCCCGCGGCGTCGGGGACGGTGGTGTACCAGAGGTTCCACAGCTGCCCGTCGGTGGCCGCCTCGACCAGGTCGTCGTGGTCCTCGGGGCGCAGTTGCTCGAGGCTGACGAGCCGTCCGGACAGCGTGGGGGCGGTTATCTCCATCACACCAGGAGGCTACTGCCCAGAACGTGACGAAACGCACTCTGTCCTGGGCCGATACCGCCTGTCAGGATTGTTGACAATGTCGTATCATGGGATTGCCCGATGGATCGATGGGGCTCCACCCGGCACCGCCCAACCCTTCCACCCCCTTTCCTGAAACGGACACGCTGCACCATGACCGGCCCCTACGGCATCTCCCCCCGAGTCTCCCCCTCTATGTGCCCCCGCTGCGGC contains:
- a CDS encoding cell wall-binding repeat-containing protein; this translates as MIAPLGMSAATAAPQLDAGEKMTYIVQLRDTPIAAYQGGVSGIPATSPAPGQKLDMGSNATRAYSDYLADKQASALSAAGVSSDALVTSYDVAFNGFAVELTRSQLAGLNKNPDVVQVWEDEIRTADTVQTPDYLGLSGDGGVWDEYFGGYENAGDGIVVGVIDTGIDPLNPSFSDEGMSEAPEGFTCDPGEDYYAEFECNNKVIGARYYGAEYGNTIIPEEFVSARDYNGHGSHTAGTSAGNHGVDIEILGAHIGEGSGMAPKAHIAVYKGLWMTSDGNGSGTTAGLVQAIDDATADGVDVINYSISGSSTNIMGPDETAFLFAADAGIFVSTSAGNSGDTVGESSVAHNAPWTMTVAASTHNRGATNSVTLGDGTTFDGVGYGGPLEATELVNAVDIPAEGVDASEADLCATGAVDDEGAAGKVVVCTRGAYALVDKAAELIDSGAAGMVLINDPAGAGGQNAIIYGLPATHLLAEDGQVVKAYAATDGATAEISDTDNTPVNAPEMAAFSSYGPALAGNGDLLKPDITAPGVDVAAAYHASHDDPGVPTFNQISGTSMSAPHIAGLGALMKQEFPEWSPAAIKSAMMTSARQTDDSGAPIQRGGADASPLDYGAGEVQPAPSYNPGLIYDAGTQDWLNYACAIDQLDGCDEDIDASDLNYPSISIGALAGAQTVTRTVTNVGDAEATYTAEVEAPAGTTATVEPSTFTVAPGETATYELTLQVTTAPLGEYTFGAITWSDGAGHDVRSPIAVLPSAFAVDDEVAGEGVEGDVDVTVNAGVEGTASAGVEGLAEGSIETVPLEASDQYLDDGALDVTIPEGTSHLRLQTWDEDYDGIDLDLFFVDLATGQIVAQSAVGGSTEQIDVSDIPAGDYFLAIDWYDGAEGDTMDAYVTQYIVPAEDAGNLTVDPAEFEVAVGDQVDVNLAWTGLNPDSTYLGEVNWAMDGQAAGRTFLTVDTSADAEEPVVERWSGQEPDADRYGTAAVIAAEFGSATTAYVTTGEVYADALVGSAPAASGMRTQATPGGDAAPVLLVHQDSVPDVTSASLADLGVENIVILGGTSAVSEGVEAELAADYSVERISGSDRYETAAELAKLYTPGVEKVYVAVGQENETGLFADALSGAALAGAEGVPVLLTRTDEVPDATAEALEYLQAEEVVVLGGTAAVSEAVEQEIGADSRIGGKDRYATSAMVADAYEAGVANTLIASGRNWPDALAGASYAGTNGIPVLLTRPTDVPESISTKLDELSPERLVILGGTSAVSQDVEDALNEVFPF
- a CDS encoding thioesterase family protein; this translates as MLAAMTLPSDTTCYYLPLGDDTFQPTVHAQGAWAEEEQHMAPASGLLTRALTLHEPREDLQLARISFDILGMIHAAPSRIRTRTLRPGRTIELIEATMSVGDRDVVRATAWRLSRQDTSAVSVVEDPPLPAPPAWEPSETMHQTWAGGYIASIDVWAAPESRSGSARVWLRSEHDLVEGKESSALARFVGLVDTANGIATRQPPGRWMFPNTDLGIHLYRSPRGRWVGMDTTVSWGAEGVGLTSTVLHDEHGPVGRAEQILTVRPLRG
- a CDS encoding DUF2891 family protein, which codes for MAPDTTLTDHAASWARIARRVIGTPYPYSSGHTAHGPDDTNITPQLLHPAFHGSLDWHSCVHMQWSLVTLLDRQAQVLEAEGEVADTVALLEERLTPEHLEVEVDYLRARPGFERPYGWAWAAMLAGGLRRLADGSGPAADPAARWAGAVAPLADLVAERVVDWLPRQDYPVRHGKHQNDAFAMSLLLRAFGPAALDRPEVVAAVRGRALDWFAGDTAYGTRTEPSGTDFLSPALSEAELMSHLLGEEFGEWLRTFLPGLGQGDHEQLLAVPAVGEGTDGQLAHLLGLSLSRAWQLRVLAPHLDPEAAGVLRAGADAQVAAVLPEITDGDFMATHWLVSFALLATGA
- a CDS encoding DHA2 family efflux MFS transporter permease subunit — protein: MTQTDPTRTTDLTDDRNPWPALWALVIGFFMILVDSTIVSVAVPAIMTGLGAGVTEVIWVTSAYLLAYAVPLLITGRLGDRFGPKTIYLVGLTVFTLASLWCGLTGTVEELIVARAVQGLGASMMTPQTMAVITRTFPAARRGGAMALWGATAGIATLVGPVLGGVLVDGPGWEWIFFVNVPVGVVAFVLAARLVPQLPTHTHSFDWVGVILSAVAMFLLVFGIQEGESYDWGTITGIVSVPLLIGAGVLALALAVGWWAVMRREPLVPLGLFRDRNFSLANGGISLVSFAVTGMAFPFMLWAQVVHGYSPTRAGLLLVPMAVASFVLAPVVGRLVDRMHPRGLSAFGFLGAAAAMFWLSRAMGPDTQVWQIMAPIGLFGVASAFLWAPLGTTATRNLPLDAAGAGSGVYNATRQVGAVLGSAAIAAVIETRLVAHLGPVAESAGAGGAPAQGMGGALPPQIAAGYSDAMADAMLVPAAALALGVLIAVAFARPAHFGQPAPRG
- a CDS encoding GNAT family N-acetyltransferase codes for the protein MEITAPTLSGRLVSLEQLRPEDHDDLVEAATDGQLWNLWYTTVPDAAGMAAEIERRLALQEAGSMIPFTVRDSTGRALGMTTYMNIDRELPRVEIGSTWNRASAHGTGTNPESKLLLLTHAFEVLECPAVEFRTHWMNHQSREAIERLGAKLDGVLRSHLRMADGSLRDTAVYSIIATEWPQVRAELVHRLRRH